One genomic segment of Gottschalkia acidurici 9a includes these proteins:
- a CDS encoding DUF4153 domain-containing protein, producing the protein MKKSNFLDSMSRDILNNKYIEGDNSESIGEKIKVLALGLIIGMAYDVFFVGEFIGISALLFISLFIVISVWSVHSKVNLSNKLSLIFLLTIILLSLSYSIYNNPILRGLNAIIIPLLISGYILLIRYKNIKEINISFIENTFTRLVATPLENFTKGPEFTKNIVQSKNKENPVRKAVIRGLIISIPLLAVILGLLRSADAMFSYHIKNIIDIFNYMNIEKLIGHTIVILFVTNYSVGFLWSLRCDEEIDSNKRKIECKLSWNSITVLTIICCISIVYLIFSVVQISYLYGDSENIIKSGFTYAEYARRGFFELVIVTLINFTILILSINFTKVDGRKVAVALKVLYSLLIIFTFNMIFSSFYKMNLYEQAFGYTRLRILVQIFIVYLGALLLIVLSKVWKKKIKALKLGLIVSMAFYIGLNFINIDKLIIKNNIDRYFETGNIDMEYITSLSCDGIEEMERLLKVEDNYVVKENAKTYINKKQEELNQYYDKWYEFNYYKKKTQAVKIGSK; encoded by the coding sequence ATGAAAAAGAGTAACTTTCTAGATAGCATGTCTAGAGACATATTAAACAATAAGTATATAGAAGGAGATAATAGTGAAAGCATAGGTGAGAAAATAAAAGTTTTAGCTCTAGGATTAATAATAGGAATGGCATACGATGTTTTTTTTGTGGGCGAATTTATAGGCATATCAGCACTATTATTTATCTCTTTATTTATAGTAATTTCTGTATGGTCAGTTCACTCAAAAGTTAATTTATCAAATAAGCTAAGTTTAATATTTCTACTAACAATTATATTATTATCATTATCATATAGTATTTACAATAATCCGATATTAAGAGGACTAAACGCAATCATAATACCATTATTGATTAGCGGATACATATTATTAATAAGATATAAAAATATAAAAGAAATAAATATATCTTTTATTGAAAATACATTTACTAGATTAGTAGCTACACCTTTAGAGAACTTTACGAAAGGACCTGAATTCACAAAAAATATAGTGCAATCAAAAAATAAAGAAAATCCTGTTAGGAAAGCAGTAATTAGAGGACTTATAATTTCTATACCACTATTGGCTGTTATATTAGGGCTTCTTAGATCTGCAGATGCAATGTTTAGTTATCATATTAAAAATATAATAGACATCTTTAATTATATGAATATAGAAAAGCTGATAGGTCATACAATTGTCATATTATTTGTTACAAATTATTCTGTAGGTTTTCTATGGAGTTTAAGATGTGATGAGGAAATAGATAGTAATAAAAGAAAGATTGAATGTAAACTTAGTTGGAACTCTATAACGGTCTTAACTATTATATGTTGTATATCTATAGTTTACTTAATATTTAGTGTGGTTCAGATTTCATATCTATATGGAGATAGTGAAAATATTATTAAAAGCGGATTTACCTATGCAGAATATGCAAGAAGGGGTTTCTTTGAGCTTGTTATAGTCACTTTAATAAATTTTACTATATTAATACTAAGTATTAACTTTACAAAAGTAGATGGGAGAAAAGTAGCAGTTGCATTAAAAGTATTGTATAGTTTGTTGATAATATTTACTTTTAATATGATATTTTCATCATTCTATAAGATGAATCTGTATGAGCAAGCTTTTGGATATACTAGACTTAGGATACTTGTTCAAATATTTATAGTATATTTAGGAGCATTACTTTTAATAGTACTGTCTAAAGTTTGGAAAAAAAAGATAAAAGCTTTAAAGCTAGGTTTAATAGTTAGTATGGCTTTCTATATAGGTTTAAACTTTATAAATATAGATAAATTAATTATTAAAAATAATATTGATAGATATTTTGAAACAGGAAATATAGATATGGAATATATAACTAGTCTTTCATGTGATGGTATTGAAGAAATGGAGAGATTATTAAAAGTAGAAGATAACTATGTAGTAAAAGAAAATGCGAAAACATATATCAATAAAAAACAAGAAGAGCTAAATCAATACTATGATAAATGGTATGAATTTAATTATTATAAAAAGAAAACACAAGCAGTTAAGATTGGTTCAAAATAA
- a CDS encoding DUF421 domain-containing protein, whose protein sequence is MDFLHGQETLTSIEWALRAIIAFFFLLTVAKLLGQRAISQLRLLDFVIAIVIGNIIAHPLSDERLGLKGSIITTLVLVTLYFVGIFSTFKFPLIRKLISNSSITIVQNGEILYDKLKKARISIDVLLEELREKKVDDVTKVALATWEPDGKISVFLHPKYNPITPSSLHIETEPYTFPRTIVKEGKVNLEELKKFDKTEDWIVSKLKFLYQTEVKNVLLATLDNKDNLKIFLYN, encoded by the coding sequence ATGGATTTTTTACATGGTCAGGAGACACTTACAAGTATTGAGTGGGCTCTTCGTGCTATTATTGCTTTTTTCTTCTTGTTAACTGTTGCAAAGCTTTTAGGTCAACGTGCCATTTCTCAATTAAGACTACTTGACTTTGTTATTGCTATAGTGATAGGCAATATCATCGCTCATCCACTGTCTGATGAAAGGCTTGGATTAAAAGGCTCTATTATTACAACACTTGTATTAGTTACCTTATATTTTGTTGGAATATTCAGCACATTTAAATTTCCACTTATTAGAAAACTGATTAGTAATTCGTCAATCACAATTGTTCAAAACGGTGAAATTCTTTATGACAAATTAAAAAAAGCAAGAATATCAATTGACGTATTATTAGAGGAACTACGTGAAAAAAAAGTAGACGATGTGACAAAGGTAGCATTAGCAACCTGGGAGCCCGATGGGAAAATCTCTGTCTTTTTACATCCAAAGTACAATCCAATTACTCCTTCGTCCTTACATATAGAAACAGAACCTTATACTTTTCCAAGAACTATTGTTAAAGAAGGTAAAGTTAATCTAGAAGAATTAAAAAAATTCGACAAAACTGAAGATTGGATTGTTTCTAAATTGAAATTTTTATATCAAACAGAAGTAAAAAATGTTTTACTTGCTACTCTTGATAATAAAGATAACTTAAAAATTTTTTTATATAATTAA
- a CDS encoding fructose-bisphosphatase class III yields MVYANDEITKEFEDEIRYLKLLAKQYPTIAEVCTEIINLQAILNLPKGTEHFLTDIHGEYESFNHVLKNASGVIKRKIKDSLGTSISEKDAKTLATLIYYPEQKLKIITEHEKNIDEWYRVTLYRLVEICRHVSSKYTRHKVRKALPKDFAYIIEELLHEHPDRMDKEKYYNEIVKTIIRIGRANEFIIAISNLIQRLVIDRLHIIGDIFDRGPGSDIVMDTLINYHSVDIQWGNHDILWMGAAAGSEACIATVLRICARYVNLDTIEDGYGINLLPLATFALDFYKDDECLAFKPKVGDNMNYSEKDLKLVSQMHKAISIIQFKLEGEIIKRRPHLGMEDRLLLNEIDYEKGTINLYGKMYKLNDNKFPTISPNNPYELTSEEKELMERLKSSFLNSERLQKHIRFLFTKGSMYLKYNSNLLYHGCIPLNEDGTFKKVKIGRTGREYSGKAYLDRLETLVREGYFQKDDPDVNLYGLDLTWYLWTGCDSPLFGKDKMTTFERYFVDDKETHNEKKNPYFRIEDNEDICNMIFKEFDLNPEVSHIINGHVPVKIKKGESPIKANGKLLVIDGGFSRAYQGTTGIAGYTLIYNSYGLLLASHEPFESTQKAIEEEQDILSTTVVLEREVERKRVGDTDIGEELRTQIKDLEMLLNVYRKGIVKEQK; encoded by the coding sequence ATGGTTTACGCTAATGATGAAATAACTAAAGAATTTGAAGATGAAATAAGATACTTAAAACTTTTAGCCAAGCAATATCCAACTATAGCGGAAGTATGTACAGAAATAATAAACTTACAAGCAATATTGAACCTTCCTAAGGGGACAGAACACTTTTTAACAGATATTCATGGTGAATACGAATCTTTTAATCATGTCCTGAAAAATGCATCTGGAGTTATAAAGCGTAAGATAAAGGATTCTCTAGGCACATCTATAAGCGAAAAAGATGCGAAAACACTTGCAACTCTTATTTACTACCCAGAACAAAAATTAAAGATTATCACTGAACATGAGAAAAATATAGATGAATGGTATAGAGTCACTTTATATAGACTTGTAGAGATTTGCAGGCACGTATCTTCAAAATATACTAGACATAAAGTAAGAAAAGCTCTTCCAAAAGATTTCGCATATATAATAGAAGAACTCTTGCATGAACATCCTGATAGAATGGATAAAGAAAAATACTATAACGAGATAGTTAAAACTATAATAAGAATAGGAAGAGCTAATGAGTTTATAATAGCAATATCAAATCTAATTCAAAGATTAGTAATAGATAGATTACATATTATTGGAGATATATTTGATAGGGGTCCTGGATCTGATATTGTAATGGATACCCTTATAAATTATCATTCTGTTGATATACAATGGGGAAATCATGATATATTATGGATGGGAGCTGCTGCCGGAAGTGAAGCTTGTATTGCAACAGTCCTTAGAATTTGTGCTAGATATGTAAACTTAGATACTATAGAAGATGGATACGGAATAAACCTTCTTCCTTTAGCTACATTTGCTTTAGATTTCTATAAAGATGACGAATGCTTAGCTTTTAAACCTAAGGTTGGAGATAATATGAATTATAGTGAAAAGGATTTAAAGCTTGTATCTCAAATGCATAAAGCTATATCTATAATCCAATTTAAATTAGAAGGAGAAATAATTAAGAGACGTCCTCACTTAGGTATGGAAGATAGACTTTTATTAAATGAAATTGATTATGAGAAAGGTACAATCAACCTATATGGCAAAATGTACAAGCTAAATGATAATAAGTTCCCAACTATAAGTCCTAATAACCCTTATGAGCTTACTTCAGAAGAAAAAGAACTTATGGAAAGACTTAAGTCATCTTTTCTAAATAGTGAAAGACTTCAAAAGCATATCAGATTTCTTTTCACTAAGGGAAGTATGTATTTAAAATATAATTCAAATTTACTGTATCATGGATGTATTCCACTGAATGAAGATGGAACATTTAAGAAAGTAAAAATAGGCCGTACAGGAAGAGAATATAGTGGAAAGGCTTATCTTGATAGGTTAGAAACTTTAGTAAGAGAAGGCTATTTCCAAAAAGATGATCCTGATGTTAATTTATATGGATTAGATTTGACCTGGTATTTATGGACTGGATGCGATTCACCTCTTTTTGGAAAGGATAAAATGACTACATTTGAAAGGTATTTTGTAGATGATAAGGAGACTCACAATGAAAAGAAAAATCCTTATTTCAGAATAGAAGATAATGAGGATATATGCAATATGATATTTAAAGAGTTTGATTTAAATCCTGAGGTTTCTCATATAATTAATGGACATGTTCCTGTTAAAATAAAAAAGGGAGAAAGTCCTATAAAAGCAAATGGTAAGCTCTTAGTTATAGATGGTGGATTTTCAAGAGCTTATCAGGGAACAACAGGAATAGCTGGATATACTCTTATATATAACTCATATGGTCTTCTACTAGCGTCTCATGAGCCTTTTGAATCTACTCAAAAAGCCATTGAGGAAGAGCAAGATATTCTTTCAACTACAGTAGTTCTTGAGAGAGAAGTTGAAAGAAAACGAGTTGGAGATACAGATATTGGAGAGGAATTGAGAACTCAAATAAAGGATTTAGAAATGCTTTTAAATGTTTATAGAAAAGGAATTGTTAAAGAGCAGAAATAA
- a CDS encoding uracil-DNA glycosylase, with product MNNLKTFVEELANMEVTPNVYNQYSYKCQENSVRRNNLLIYLKQMYKLKPKIILVGEAPGYRGCRLTGVPFTSEHLLMNNIEGLELFGKDKGYRLAVEKDKLLKEATATMIWRTLLEYNMMTLSWNAFPFHPHKKDNEESNRTPLKKELLIGEKPLLQMIEMFNIQKLVAVGNKAHENLSKLGITCEKVRHPAQGGKNEFVEGIRSIKEKLDI from the coding sequence ATGAATAATTTAAAAACTTTTGTAGAAGAACTAGCAAACATGGAAGTTACTCCAAATGTATATAATCAGTACTCATATAAATGTCAAGAAAATTCCGTAAGAAGAAATAATCTACTAATTTATTTAAAGCAAATGTATAAGTTAAAGCCTAAAATTATACTTGTAGGAGAAGCACCAGGATACAGGGGATGTCGTCTTACGGGAGTTCCTTTTACTAGTGAGCATTTACTCATGAACAACATAGAGGGTCTAGAATTATTCGGAAAAGATAAAGGATACAGGTTAGCTGTGGAAAAAGATAAACTACTTAAAGAGGCAACAGCTACAATGATATGGAGGACTTTATTAGAGTATAATATGATGACACTATCTTGGAATGCGTTTCCCTTTCACCCTCATAAAAAAGATAATGAAGAGAGTAATAGAACTCCTTTAAAAAAAGAACTTTTAATAGGTGAAAAGCCTCTTCTTCAAATGATAGAAATGTTTAATATTCAAAAATTAGTTGCTGTAGGTAACAAAGCCCACGAAAATCTTAGTAAATTAGGTATCACCTGCGAGAAAGTAAGGCATCCCGCACAGGGTGGCAAAAATGAGTTTGTTGAGGGCATAAGATCGATAAAAGAAAAATTGGACATATAG